In Cnuibacter physcomitrellae, a genomic segment contains:
- the accB gene encoding acetyl-CoA carboxylase biotin carboxyl carrier protein, with protein MPLNPPDIKELKAIVDWVNLTEDVRELSIKFGDVELFISRDRQSGSQRTTAPALAAPAPAAEQTPVPAAPVSAAPAAPAPATQAPAAPTGGAGDVAADEVLVKAPMVGVFYASPKPGDPPFVSVGDAVTSATVVGIVEVMKLMNNLEAKTEGTVVRILVKNEQAVEYGQPLMVIKRA; from the coding sequence ATGCCGCTTAACCCGCCCGACATCAAGGAGCTCAAGGCCATCGTCGATTGGGTCAATCTGACCGAGGACGTCCGTGAGCTGTCGATCAAGTTCGGCGACGTCGAGCTCTTCATCTCGCGGGACCGGCAGAGCGGGTCGCAGCGGACGACCGCTCCGGCCCTCGCCGCTCCTGCTCCGGCCGCGGAGCAGACTCCCGTCCCGGCGGCTCCCGTCTCGGCGGCTCCCGCAGCCCCAGCTCCTGCAACGCAGGCTCCCGCTGCGCCGACCGGAGGCGCCGGTGATGTGGCCGCCGACGAGGTGCTCGTCAAGGCGCCGATGGTCGGCGTGTTCTATGCCTCGCCGAAGCCGGGCGACCCGCCCTTCGTGTCCGTCGGCGACGCCGTCACCTCCGCGACGGTGGTGGGCATCGTCGAGGTCATGAAGCTCATGAACAACCTCGAGGCCAAGACCGAGGGCACCGTCGTGCGCATCCTGGTGAAGAACGAGCAGGCCGTCGAGTACGGCCAGCCGCTGATGGTGATCAAGCGTGCCTGA